Genomic window (Amaranthus tricolor cultivar Red isolate AtriRed21 chromosome 7, ASM2621246v1, whole genome shotgun sequence):
GTAAGGACttgatatttttctttattttttaaactgaTTTGCTTATCGACCTCTCTTCTTTTTGATAGGACTCGACGACTGTGGAGAAGGGCCTAGATGACGTGCCCTCGGAACAGGAGGCTCTCCGTCTTCTCGAGGAGAGGAGACAAGTTCACATCCCCGATGAATCTAAGAGGGTGATTCCTCTGCAGACGAGGGAGGTGACAAAAAAGAGTGGgaaggaaaagaagagaaaaagagattCTTCTTCCCACCAAGGGAGCTCGGCCAAGAGGATCTCTGTGGACACCATCCACACAGCCGTGCCCCTTCAAATGAGGTCGGCTGAAGAGGAAGCGTCACCCCCCCTGGACGCTCCGATGCCAGTCTCGAGCaaggggaaggagaaggtggGGAAGTCTTCCGCGGCTCCCGCGTCGCAGTTTGCTGAAGTTTATCGTCGTCGAGAAGTTTCCCCTTTCCGACACGAGACGCCCTTTCCGGAGTTGGGGCACAAGGGCCTGATCGTTCACTTCAATAGGGCGACGTCCAACCTAGTCAGCAAGGTGGACGTCGACCTACTAGAGTCCTTGCCCCCACGTGATAGGGTGCGTCAGGCGCAAGCTTCGGCGGCAGAGGTAATTACTTTATGCTTTGTGATGCTTACTTCATGTTTCCAGAGACTTTAATAGCCGTTTCTTCGCAGGCGTTCATACGGTTGGCTTTTGAGCTCAACACCAGCCGTCAAAGTGCCGTGGACCAGGAGACCGTGGCCGCCCTTACCTCCCGCTGCGAAGAGCTGAACGAAGAATTATCAAAGTTGCGGGAGGACCTGTCGAGCTTAAAGGAGAAACTGGCCAAGTGTATAGAGCTGAAAGAACGCTTGGTCAGGACCGAACAATGGCGGGAAAGGGCGAGGAAGCAGCTAGATCAGACCGTCGAAAACTTAGATGCTGCTTCCAACAGGTCGGCGACCCTCGGCCATGAAATCGGCTTGCTGATCGATATCCACGCCAAGCTCGTTCTTCAGAACCAGCAACTTATGCAGCAAGTGTCGGCTGATTCCGCCCACTTCAAGACGATTCTATCCGCGGCCAAGGTGTACAAACTGTGCCTAACGAGGAAGGCCCGGATAGCTCGAGACTGGCTACTttcggatgagccggaagcgTCGAAGTTTCTCGGAGATCTGACGGCGGAGATGATGAGCGCCGGTTCCATGATTAGCGACGAAAAGTATCGCTTGGCCGCCGTGGAGTTGGGCATGGATTTTACTTCCCTTCAGCAAACTGCTAATCAGAAGGGGGGTGAAGCCTTGTCCAACCTCGCTTCCGCCTTGGAAGGTGAGTCGGCGGTGCTGGTCGACGCTGTCTGGGACGCGGAGGAGAAAAGAGCCTGGTCCGAAAGGATGAATGCTGAGGCTGAGAAGGAGGCTTTATGCCTCGACTTAGATCAGTTGGCTCTTTCTTCTCCTCCGGCGTCAGATGTCCCGGAAAACTTGACGCTCTCCAGCCTGGAGAGTTTGTGTCTTGATTTATCCAACCTTATCATTGATGAAGGTAGAAACCTCCAGGGCTTATCCCGAGAGCTGTCCGAGATCGGGGTGGAGCCGTTCAATGTGGAAGATTATGTAAGCTTCACCCCCAGTCTTGAAGAGGGAAGGGTTGAGTCTCCTCTGCCGCCGGGTCAAGCTCCCGAGGAAGATGTGAACGCCTTTTTGGAAGATATATAATTTCGTTGTAATTGTGTAACTTGGTTTTTGCAAACATTCAACTCTTGTACTTTGAATATtctgatgtatatatttttgaatgtaTGGAAAGTTTATTCGTGGTATCCATGCTTCTGTTTGTTAAGCCGTGGCTTCTCTCGTCCGAGCCCGCGGAATATTGCTGAATTGTTTTAGCCATTTGCCCTTGGAATAGCAGAGGGCACGACTTGCCGTTTTCATTTGGCGTAAGATTTTCCAACCTTAGAATTTTTTGATCTTGGGCACCCaatctaggggtccgacttatcgatgctaCGGGAACTTGTATTTTGACTTGAATAATTTTGGTTTTGGGACCCCCTTTTGGTGGTCCGACTTCTCGATGTCACGAACAGACGGTGAAAATATACTTCAAATGATTTTTGGTCTTGGAACCCtattctaagggtccgacttatagatatCACATGTTCGTTAGTGACCTAgaataatttgataatgggacccctctcaaggggtccgacttatggatattactgatttaataagatttgcaatagaactttaccaaatatttgcgaacataagagccggataatctgaaaatgaaacttctgTTATAAATGATTGATAAGAATACAAATGATGATGACAGAAGTGATTTCGAATGACAACGCAACTACGTTGCGGAATGAAGGTAATGAAGGTAGTCGCGGATTGATGCTGATAAGACTGAGTCACTGATGAAGCTGCTAAGACTGATACTAGTAACTGATTGgcccttgcaaattttattaaatgaagaatttctttaagtggtctccattccatggacgggccctttcatgtcttctagttcgaacGTTTTTGGTTTGATGACACGGGTGACTTTGAAAGGtccgtcccagttggcccctaactttcctttttcAACTATCTTCCCAGTAGCTTCGACTTTACGGAGGACGAGATCATTGACCTGAATACGTCTTGTTTTGACATGGCAGTTGAAGCTACGAATCATCTTCTGCTTTTGGGCCATCGATCTCAGCAGTGCATTTCCTCTTGTCTCTGGTAGTAGGtctaagtttgctctttttccttcttCGTTCTCGTCGTacgagtagtaggtgacccttgtagagggtacTCCTATTTCCACTGGAAGTACGGCTTCGGACCCGTACACAAAAGAGAACGGTGTGTGCCCCGTGGCCTCTTTGACGGTGGTTCAACTGGCCCATAAGATTccgggtagttcttcatcccaattgcCCTTGACCCcttctatcttctttttgataccATTTAGTATCTCCTTGTTGGCGGACTCGACTTGACCATTAGTTTGCGGCCTAGACACAGAACTAAATCTAATTTGGATGTGGAATGTGTCGCGATACTCGATGGTGTTCTTGCTGACAAATTGCCTTCCATTATCCGTTATGATCACCCGCGGTATGCCGTATCTTGTGATGATGTTCCGCCATAAGAACTGACAGACTTGCTTGTCTGTGATTGAACTAAGAGCCTCTGCTTCTACGTATTTGGTGAAGTAATCAATAGCCACAATGATGAACTTGCGCTGCCCCTTTGCTGGTGGaaaggggccaaggagatccATACCCCACTTGTCGAAGGGCAGGACGGCTTGCAAGACGGTCAAGTAATTAGAGGGCTTCCTCCCTATCTTTGAGTGATACTGACATTCAGGACAC
Coding sequences:
- the LOC130817889 gene encoding uncharacterized protein LOC130817889, producing the protein MTLVNMDVAATQETIANSDINPTNLPETPLIVHRRLNKKGLLMNDSDESSSVRITPHYEPVKAREESSVSPVYPPEIMKTAPWEVSIAFFPNYLPRINPDLEGLLYVDMENIEGSSESSGRESVAPVPPPFYIPDGGPLNYFIDLQTKRDLDNQREAISRKWGLPENINIITPGNYDTVRFPPLYCIAAYFRSFQLGLRFPLHPFFREVLELLNVSVPELYPNAWGCMVAFLILCKVLAVPPTLTAFRYIFRARLCNSQSYGCGWITFTHRRGLKIVHDLPDNQKGYRTKFAYLYNSGGWNIKTSFDIKPNLSGFNNGIPQCSFDDAVIIEYAKMDVQLGRKPMNVQLNWIPGRFELENENLLSAFGISLAIDRRIAKQNLRAKNPELMKKFSVMRFAQGAAQRAAEKPLPTPPKDSTTVEKGLDDVPSEQEALRLLEERRQVHIPDESKRVIPLQTREVTKKSGKEKKRKRDSSSHQGSSAKRISVDTIHTAVPLQMRSAEEEASPPLDAPMPVSSKGKEKVGKSSAAPASQFAEVYRRREVSPFRHETPFPELGHKGLIVHFNRATSNLVSKVDVDLLESLPPRDRVRQAQASAAEAFIRLAFELNTSRQSAVDQETVAALTSRCEELNEELSKLREDLSSLKEKLAKCIELKERLVRTEQWRERARKQLDQTVENLDAASNRSATLGHEIGLLIDIHAKLVLQNQQLMQQVSADSAHFKTILSAAKVYKLCLTRKARIARDWLLSDEPEASKFLGDLTAEMMSAGSMISDEKYRLAAVELGMDFTSLQQTANQKGGEALSNLASALEGESAVLVDAVWDAEEKRAWSERMNAEAEKEALCLDLDQLALSSPPASDVPENLTLSSLESLCLDLSNLIIDEGRNLQGLSRELSEIGVEPFNVEDYVSFTPSLEEGRVESPLPPGQAPEEDVNAFLEDI